In Streptomyces nodosus, one DNA window encodes the following:
- a CDS encoding DUF397 domain-containing protein, with translation MSEPLTWFRSSYSDSQGGACVEVAASPHTIHVRDSKLGVEGPRFAVDSDAWSAFLAYAAR, from the coding sequence ATGAGCGAACCCTTGACCTGGTTCAGGTCCAGCTACAGCGACTCGCAAGGGGGCGCGTGCGTCGAGGTCGCCGCATCGCCTCACACCATCCACGTCCGTGACTCCAAGCTCGGCGTCGAGGGGCCGCGTTTCGCGGTGGACAGCGACGCGTGGTCAGCCTTCCTCGCGTACGCGGCCCGCTGA
- a CDS encoding LysR family transcriptional regulator, with protein sequence MPTSPVTVDPRLLRAFLAVAEELHFTRAAARLYVAQQALSRDVRRLERELRAELFLRTTRQVTLTPDGERLVPYARRVLDAQDELLAAFGRARPLLVDLNFSGLLTGHRVLVRARELAPEQELLARYESGLTGAAVELLAGRLDASFGRFAGLAPALRAGLEQQPVRYEPMTIALPEEHPLARLTAVPLAALAGETVYAGAGNPRTPEWTDLAHRLFEGRGIQVAPAAPPAVGYEEFQRIMARTGHPILAVVDSPPLPGMVLRPLVDPVPLSPVSLVWRRGLAHPGVEALRRASAEVAAREGWLRRPMDGWIPAADEKVMNSHN encoded by the coding sequence ATGCCCACCAGCCCCGTCACCGTCGACCCCCGTCTGCTGCGCGCCTTCCTCGCCGTGGCGGAGGAACTGCACTTCACCCGGGCCGCGGCCCGGCTGTATGTGGCCCAGCAGGCGCTCAGCCGCGATGTGCGCCGGCTCGAACGGGAACTGCGCGCCGAGTTGTTCCTGCGCACCACCCGCCAGGTGACGCTCACTCCCGACGGCGAGCGGCTGGTGCCCTACGCCCGTCGGGTCCTCGACGCGCAGGACGAGCTGCTCGCCGCCTTCGGACGGGCCCGCCCCCTGCTGGTGGACCTGAACTTCTCGGGCCTGCTCACCGGGCACCGGGTGCTGGTCAGGGCCCGTGAACTCGCCCCCGAGCAGGAACTGCTGGCCCGCTATGAGAGCGGCCTGACGGGCGCCGCCGTCGAACTGCTGGCCGGCCGGCTGGACGCCTCCTTCGGCCGGTTCGCCGGCCTCGCCCCGGCGCTGCGGGCCGGCCTGGAGCAGCAGCCCGTACGGTACGAGCCGATGACGATCGCCCTGCCCGAGGAGCATCCGCTGGCGCGGCTGACCGCCGTGCCGCTGGCGGCGCTGGCCGGTGAGACCGTCTACGCGGGCGCGGGCAACCCGCGCACCCCGGAGTGGACCGACCTCGCACACCGGCTCTTCGAGGGACGGGGCATCCAGGTCGCGCCGGCCGCCCCGCCGGCCGTGGGGTACGAGGAGTTCCAGCGGATCATGGCCAGGACGGGGCATCCGATCCTCGCCGTGGTGGACTCCCCGCCCCTGCCGGGGATGGTGCTGCGCCCGCTTGTCGATCCCGTACCGCTGTCGCCGGTTTCTCTGGTATGGCGAAGGGGGCTGGCGCATCCGGGAGTTGAGGCGCTCAGACGGGCATCGGCCGAGGTGGCGGCACGGGAGGGGTGGCTGCGGCGGCCTATGGATGGTTGGATTCCGGCCGCGGACGAGAAGGTGATGAATTCCCACAATTGA
- a CDS encoding response regulator transcription factor — translation MIRVLVVEDHAVVRSGLTALLSGELGIGVVGEAADGSSALTEAERLRPDVVLLDIDLPVVDGIAVASALAEQLPECRTLILTALDRPGYLGRAMSAGASGYLLKSATPAETADAIRRVAAGGRVIDPRMRDGGADTVSPLTERETEMLRLASSGAHAREIAADLFLSLGTVRNRLSSAVGKLHARTLVDAVRIAERHGWL, via the coding sequence GTGATCAGAGTGCTGGTTGTCGAGGACCATGCCGTCGTACGGTCCGGGCTCACGGCGCTGCTTTCGGGGGAACTGGGCATCGGAGTCGTCGGCGAGGCCGCCGACGGCTCCTCGGCGCTCACGGAGGCCGAGCGACTTCGGCCCGACGTGGTCCTCCTCGACATCGACCTGCCCGTCGTGGACGGCATCGCCGTCGCCTCCGCGCTCGCCGAACAGCTCCCAGAATGCCGCACGTTGATCCTCACGGCGCTGGACCGGCCCGGGTATCTGGGTCGTGCCATGAGCGCGGGAGCCTCCGGCTATCTCCTCAAGAGCGCGACCCCCGCCGAGACCGCGGACGCGATTCGCCGGGTCGCCGCCGGTGGACGCGTGATCGATCCGCGGATGCGGGACGGCGGGGCCGACACGGTCAGCCCTCTGACCGAGCGGGAGACCGAGATGCTGCGGCTGGCGTCCTCGGGCGCCCACGCCCGCGAGATCGCCGCCGATCTCTTCCTGAGCCTGGGCACGGTGCGCAACCGGCTCTCCTCCGCTGTCGGCAAGCTCCATGCGCGCACCCTCGTCGACGCCGTCCGCATCGCCGAACGCCATGGCTGGCTGTAG
- a CDS encoding helix-turn-helix domain-containing protein, with protein MATGESRQTQQNWRYCGGQIKLWREEAQVTRQSLAEESGYDYEYVKSMECGRRRPTLRLLQTADQLCRAGGKLAAAHEFLKPEPFPARSQEYMALEAEAIAVHDYSLGLIPGLLQIEQYARALISESCPPLDDETVEERVRARLERQGALAHRTKVVYGFVIYEAALRTEVGGRDVMRQQLLRLPEIGGWRNVSIQVLPFGKCSGLALNGSFILLETDEHERFAYVEGPETSVLHADANRISDLVQVHGMIRMQALGVEESAAFIRKVAKEL; from the coding sequence ATGGCCACGGGGGAGTCCCGGCAGACGCAGCAGAACTGGCGTTACTGCGGTGGGCAGATCAAGTTGTGGCGCGAGGAGGCCCAGGTCACCCGGCAGTCCCTGGCCGAAGAGTCCGGGTACGACTACGAGTACGTCAAGTCGATGGAGTGCGGGCGCCGTCGGCCCACCCTCAGACTGTTGCAGACCGCAGATCAACTGTGCCGGGCCGGCGGCAAGTTGGCTGCCGCCCATGAGTTCCTGAAGCCGGAGCCGTTCCCCGCGCGGTCACAGGAGTACATGGCGCTTGAGGCCGAGGCCATCGCCGTGCATGACTACTCGCTCGGTCTGATTCCTGGTCTCCTGCAGATCGAGCAGTACGCGCGAGCACTGATCAGTGAGAGTTGTCCGCCGCTGGATGACGAGACAGTTGAGGAGCGGGTCAGGGCGCGGCTGGAACGGCAGGGTGCGCTGGCGCATCGCACCAAAGTGGTCTACGGCTTCGTCATCTATGAGGCTGCACTCCGCACGGAGGTGGGTGGACGGGACGTGATGCGTCAGCAACTGCTCCGCCTGCCGGAGATCGGCGGGTGGCGCAACGTGTCCATCCAGGTGTTGCCCTTTGGGAAGTGCAGCGGTCTTGCACTCAATGGCTCGTTCATTTTGCTTGAGACTGACGAACACGAACGCTTCGCGTACGTTGAGGGTCCAGAGACGAGCGTGCTGCACGCTGACGCAAATAGGATCAGCGATCTGGTGCAAGTCCATGGGATGATCCGTATGCAGGCTCTGGGAGTTGAGGAGTCGGCCGCATTCATCAGGAAGGTGGCGAAGGAGCTATGA
- a CDS encoding MFS transporter, with protein sequence MPSTPPLAAPPRNPYRRLFTHPGTLAFTLGNLVARLPMGMFSVSAVIMIAGARGSYALAGAVTATGLAATAVVAPWIARLVDRHGQARVAVPATGFALLGGLALLLCVRCDAPDWTLFAAYAATATTPNIGGMSRARWAHLFRGDPAARHTANSFEQAADELCFMLGPVLAAFLCGSLFPEAGTLTGGILLMTGMLLFTAQRATEPPPSRTEKAAPPLRAPGMPPLLLSLVATGAVFGSMEVVTIAFADAQGHRTAAGAVLALQAAGSCAAGLLYGAMKPSGPAERRLPWCLAAMAALMALPLLAAGTTGSLVGLAPALLLAGMATAPTMVTTMTLVQQRTPEGRLNEGMTLAVTALLGGIACGSATGGWTVEHASATTGYAVPVAAATAALLITLACARSTRRVRQEV encoded by the coding sequence ATGCCGTCTACGCCGCCCCTCGCCGCACCGCCCCGGAACCCGTACCGCCGTCTCTTCACCCACCCCGGCACCCTCGCCTTCACGCTCGGCAACCTCGTCGCCCGGCTGCCGATGGGCATGTTCAGCGTGAGCGCGGTGATCATGATCGCCGGGGCCCGGGGGTCGTACGCCCTCGCCGGCGCGGTCACCGCCACCGGGCTCGCGGCGACGGCCGTGGTGGCCCCCTGGATCGCACGGCTTGTGGACCGCCACGGCCAGGCGCGGGTCGCCGTGCCCGCGACGGGGTTCGCCCTGCTCGGCGGTCTGGCCCTGCTGCTGTGCGTGCGCTGTGACGCCCCGGACTGGACCCTGTTCGCCGCCTATGCCGCCACCGCCACGACCCCCAATATCGGCGGGATGTCCCGGGCGCGCTGGGCCCACCTCTTCCGGGGCGACCCGGCGGCCCGGCACACCGCGAACTCCTTCGAACAGGCCGCGGACGAGCTGTGCTTCATGCTCGGCCCGGTGCTGGCCGCGTTTCTGTGCGGGTCGCTGTTCCCGGAGGCGGGCACCCTGACCGGCGGGATCCTGCTGATGACGGGCATGCTGCTGTTCACGGCGCAGAGGGCCACGGAACCGCCGCCGAGCCGGACCGAGAAGGCGGCGCCGCCGCTGCGCGCCCCCGGTATGCCCCCGCTGCTGCTCTCCCTCGTCGCCACCGGGGCGGTCTTCGGCTCCATGGAGGTCGTGACCATCGCCTTCGCGGACGCCCAGGGTCACCGGACGGCCGCGGGCGCCGTGCTCGCGCTCCAGGCGGCGGGGTCGTGCGCGGCCGGTCTGCTGTACGGCGCGATGAAGCCGTCCGGTCCCGCCGAGCGCCGTCTTCCGTGGTGTCTGGCGGCCATGGCGGCACTGATGGCCCTGCCCCTGCTCGCGGCGGGCACCACCGGGTCACTCGTCGGACTGGCGCCGGCCCTGCTGCTCGCGGGAATGGCCACCGCCCCCACGATGGTCACCACGATGACCCTGGTGCAGCAGCGCACCCCCGAGGGCCGCCTCAACGAGGGCATGACCCTCGCGGTGACCGCCCTGCTGGGCGGTATCGCCTGCGGCAGCGCGACCGGTGGCTGGACCGTCGAACACGCCTCGGCGACGACGGGTTACGCGGTACCGGTGGCCGCGGCGACCGCCGCGCTCTTGATCACCCTCGCCTGCGCGCGCTCAACGCGCCGCGTACGCCAGGAAGTCTGA
- a CDS encoding ATP-binding protein: protein MPTPHRSPAALPRDIEFRFPRHARSVGRARVLLREQATSWKLPDEVTDTAVLLLSELMTNACRHAKVSPGREIRARCVLSDEGRLRVSVADADGTLPTPREASPDDESGRGLTLVQALADDWGAEPRSGGIGKTVWFELSPSGRPAVLDSGTEEGSAYADGQPSHDLTRKAVTEQGGQSRPHRHEDCEDEQIGQFYLQRLHSLLLSDG from the coding sequence ATGCCGACGCCGCACCGCTCCCCCGCCGCGCTCCCCCGGGACATCGAGTTCCGCTTTCCCCGCCATGCCCGCAGCGTGGGCCGGGCCCGGGTGCTCCTGCGTGAACAGGCGACGTCCTGGAAGCTGCCCGACGAGGTGACGGACACGGCGGTGCTGCTGCTCAGCGAGCTGATGACGAACGCCTGTCGCCATGCGAAGGTCTCCCCCGGCCGGGAGATCCGGGCCCGCTGCGTACTGAGCGACGAGGGCCGCCTCCGCGTCTCGGTCGCCGACGCCGACGGCACCCTGCCCACGCCCCGGGAGGCGTCCCCGGACGACGAGTCGGGCCGCGGCCTCACCTTGGTGCAGGCTCTCGCGGACGACTGGGGCGCCGAACCCCGCTCGGGCGGCATCGGCAAGACGGTCTGGTTCGAGTTGTCACCCTCCGGGCGACCTGCGGTTCTTGATTCTGGCACCGAGGAAGGCTCCGCCTATGCCGACGGTCAGCCCTCCCACGACCTGACTCGGAAGGCCGTCACCGAGCAGGGTGGCCAGAGTCGCCCCCACCGTCACGAAGACTGCGAAGATGAGCAGATCGGACAGTTTTATCTTCAACGCCTTCACTCACTCCTGCTCAGCGACGGCTGA
- a CDS encoding DUF397 domain-containing protein: protein MSDELSWFKSSYSDSSGGACVEVATSPHTIHVRDSKFGVEGPRFAVDVDAWSDFLAYAAR from the coding sequence GTGAGCGACGAACTGTCATGGTTCAAGTCCAGCTACAGCGATTCCTCGGGCGGCGCGTGCGTAGAGGTCGCCACCTCGCCCCACACCATCCACGTCCGTGACTCCAAGTTCGGCGTCGAGGGGCCGCGCTTCGCTGTGGACGTCGACGCATGGTCAGACTTCCTGGCGTACGCGGCGCGTTGA